AGTGCAACAGAGGATAGGACTGCAATGGAAAGCTTCTTGATTCCGGGACAGAAGAAACGCTCCTGTACCAGTGATGCCCTCACAAGAAGTCCAAGGAAGAAGATTAAACTGGAGAAagatgagaggatgaaggaagagaAGGATGAAGTAGATGAAGATTCAGCTTTAGCAGAgttctctcttcctgttcccTGGCAAAAAATAGAGGCAGAGGGACTAGACTGTGATTATGCCTTACTCTTCGCCAAAGAAGAAGCAGACCGACTCTTTAAACAGTTGGAGAATGAGGTGGTGTACTCAACAGGTACAGCATCAACcccttttaatttttaattaatttttttcaaagttaTGACCAGAAGTTGCAGTGCTGCTGAGCAATTGTGGCTGTTTCTGTTCCAGGAGAAGAAGCAAAGGTCCAGGTGTTTGGAAAGGTGTACAGTATACCAAGAAAGCAGGCGACATACGGAGATGCAGGTCTAACCTACACTTATTCTGGGGTGACACGTTCAGCCTGCCCGTGGACTCCAACCTTGGAATCCATTCGAGATGCTGTCACAAAAACCACAGGACAGACGTTCAACTTTGTCTTGGTCAACAGGTGAGAAATTACCGAGTACAAGCTTGTAAAGGTCACAGCTTGATGAATCTCCCTGCTGAAAGTGTTCTTCGATCATGCACCAGGTACAAAGATGGGCAGGATCACATGGGTGAGCATCGTGATGATGAAAAGGAGCTAGATCCCCTCTGTCCCATCGCTTCTGTCTCTCTGGGAGCAGCACGAGACTTCATCTTCAGGCACAGAGATGCTCGGGgaaaacagagctgcagacagattGAACCTGTGAAACTGGAACTCGCTCATGGGAGCCTGCTCCTCATGAACCCACCGACCAACACTTTTTGGTACCACAGCCTTCCTGTGCGCAAGAAAGTCCTACTGCCTCGCATCAACCTCACTTTTAGACGCATCGTACTGGCCAGCAAGAAATGAGAGGTAGCCACGGCCAAGCATGGATTATCCACAGGGGTAAAAAGTCCCTGAGCACATGGACAAGAATCAcaaatctgaaatgtgtttcttaATGTAGCAGCTGGATCTGAGCGACTAAATGGCAGAACAGGGTGAAATAAGTGAGGACCAGCAACTCTAGAGAATGAATCCGTGGTTTAACATGAGATAGGCCCAAAGCTCTGACTGACTCAGCTCTAACTTTATCAGGTTATGTTCTGTATGGCAGCTCAGgtgaacaataaaataaactattatGAACAATTCGATCGTCTTGAAAAAAATTACAGGCTCTCAATGAGTGCAGATCATATAGGCTACATTGAGCCAGAATGCAATGTTGCATGTACTTTGATGGAGCAAAGAAGCAATGGGGCACTGAGTCCTGATTGCAGATGAGGCCTTTAACAGTGTTCATGTGTTGGAAGGAAAGACGTGTACTGTTGTAAAAATGTTACTTGTTTGAATTACAGCCAATGGATTATGTGATTAGCTGAACTGCAGCTTGATATTCGTCAGTCTCAGCTGTGGATTACTATAATTACTATTTAACTCGAGGTCAATTTAACCCCGTCTCAGGGTCTTTACAAGCCGATGGGGTTTGTAAACTCCATCTAAATAAACTTTGTCAGTCTCTGCCTTTGGCACCAAAGACCATTTATCCttttaaatgatgtattttatttattgtttttattatttattgtttatctcTACAGAGAAAATCTTTGGTTTCTTCTGTGAGGACCTCATGCCTGGTCATCTTAcagaaaattattatatttggtAGAGATTCAGTGTTTTGGTTGTGAACGCCTCAGAAAAGTGGGTGTTGGATCTTAGTCATGTCTAAATCTAGCAAATAATCATCTTGctttaaaaaaattcaactcTAAAGTACAcaatagttttatatttttaatatctgaAAACAACCACCTTAACAGattgcacacaaatacacacaatctcacataaatatacattagTGCAAATCGCAAACATTAACGAGGGGATTTCCACCAGGCCATTTCTCAAAATGTGACTTTAGTTGGTTTGGTCAGAGTGAAATGGCAGTCATCAGTTACAGAGTTAAAAATATTCAGGATAACTTGCTCAAAAAACCTGCAGTCACACCCTGGCTTTGTTAACTGAGAGCACATCTTCACTAATCTGTCACCATGCCAAGCGGCTCTGAAGCATCTCTTCTACAATAAGAAGAGGTCTTATTGTATGTTCACATCAGTTGCAGCAGACGTGGTTCAACGTGTTAAAAATCTCTTCAAGACAACATGGCACTTTAACCTCAACTGTGCAGCTCTGCAAATCATGACAGTTTCAGGATTATTGGAAACatagaaaaatatcaaattcaaTTGAAACATTATTTCCATCACAGTTAACGTACACTGCTGGGAATGATTAGgcaaattagattagattagacaACAGTGAACCAGAGTTAAGGAATTACCTATTTGACTTTTCATAATACGTAACAAGTAACATCTCCATGAAGTCCTAATCAGCTACTTCTGTTGAGCTGAGTCAACACCTCTGACAggctcaacaacaaaaacactataAACGTCACACATGAACAATGTATTGCAGAGTTGGAATCCACTACATTGTcatgtgttcctgttttttttttgccctgtaGAAGCTAAAATGTTACATGACAGAAACTGTTAAACGTGTGAAAGATATCCGACTAAGAATCCTGCAGGTCCGTAATCTTTGGGATAAAGAGCGTCCTACTCTGAATCAGAGCAGCAGGCCAAGTGTCCACTCATGGAATTAAACATTATACAATGATCTTCAACATATTGCTGTGATCCATGATGCAAAATTAGCACTAAAATAACTCTAGGATGGCTTTCCCGTCTGGCCTCATTGTCACAAAGTCAGAATCCGCCTGATGGTATTCATGTTGTAACTTGCACATACAGCTGTGACAGTTTGACTGGAAAGCCAGAAGTCCGTCCGGCTTTGAGGTCGTACGCTTCCGGTTACTCCTCTGAACGCAAAGGGAGGTTCAGTCTTCGGACTCTCTCGTAGAACAGCATGTAAGCGTTGGAAGACAGCACCTCGTGCAGGTTGGCTTTTCGCACCGAGTCATCCGAGACCCAGAGCCACTGGGAGCTGAAGGGTGAAGGGCTGCGAGGTGAGGAAGGGCTGCGGCGGTATGTGACGAAATGTCCTGAGTGCATGTCACCGTGATGAACCAGCACAGCTGTGAGCTGGAAAAGGTACTCTGTAGAACTGTAAGGAAAGACACTATGATcaaaaacatatacatataggtgtcaaattaaagaaaaaacaacacaactttCTAGTAAACATAACATAAACCAGCTGTGACAGCCATCCTGCTGTTTCAGGATGCGCCAGAAccagtgttgtgtgttctgttaaaaaaagatcaaatgaaGCCACGACgaacattaaaaaaagccaTCACTTTAACAGACAGGTGAAAGCCACAACATTGAATAACTTGATATGCATGAATTCCTTGTATTGTTGCACGGTCATAAACTGCTTTTGTTAAGTTTACCTGTAGTCATATGTGAGGCCGAGCTGTGTGTTCACAACAGGAGAGTGAAGAAATAAAGATGAACAGGTTCCATTAGAAAaagggttgttgttgttgttgtgatgctCTGCATCTGGAAAACAAAACCCAACAAATGTATGatgcatgacaaaaaaaaaatgcaacgTGAAGCAGCATGATATTACAGAGTTGACAAATCCAACATACCAGTGCCATTGGCAGTGGGCTTTTCAATGGCATCTTCTGAATTTTCTGCCTTCATGACCTTTGGAGCACACATGGTCCGCTGATTTCTCTGCGTGGAAACATTGTGTTTGTAGCGGTCCATTGATAGATACTCTGTGAACTGCACATGCTCCTGTCTTTTGATGGGTGTTCCTTCACTGGACCACGTCAGTCTTTGTAAATGGATGCAGAGACACTGGGGGAGCtagaagagggaggaaaacatCATACACAGAAAGGTTTGGTGAAAAGACAACACAGTACATAAAACGTTAGAAGTTTTGATCTACCTAACAATGttatcataaatcataaatacaaatgACTGTTACCTTTCCCAGTTTAAGCTGTTTAACAAATGTTGTCCTCTGACTTTCCAGAACTTGCCCGTTCACTGTGGTCACTTGTTGAAGCTGAGGAGAAATGATccaaaacagaaattaaacaaaatcaacaaaatttatctttttaaagaaacatatggacaaattacatttttgacaaATATGATTAGCAGAATTTGGCAAGACACTGTTACTGTAGTGAGCGTACCTTTGTGCAGTTTTCACACTCCACTTCTTTGATGGTTTCTGAGGAGATAAAATGCTGAAGACACTGATCAAGAGAGATAGGTCGACCCTGAGGACAAATACAGATCAAATTAGGgcaaacagaacaacaaagagGCATATTAAGTAGTGATAGTACAACAACTTTTAACATGCATGCGTTCCTGATACTGTATTTTGCTTACCCACTGAGGTAAAGGTATGGACAGGGAGAGGCTCTCGAATGAGTCATACCGCACCGGACTCTATAAAAAAGTAAAGCAGTGGTATAAATCACCTCACAAGTCAAGTAACACAAATTAACTCCTTTTTCACTTCactggctggaaaaaaaacccaaaaaactcACT
This genomic window from Seriola aureovittata isolate HTS-2021-v1 ecotype China chromosome 5, ASM2101889v1, whole genome shotgun sequence contains:
- the alkbh2 gene encoding DNA oxidative demethylase ALKBH2, with amino-acid sequence MESFLIPGQKKRSCTSDALTRSPRKKIKLEKDERMKEEKDEVDEDSALAEFSLPVPWQKIEAEGLDCDYALLFAKEEADRLFKQLENEVVYSTGEEAKVQVFGKVYSIPRKQATYGDAGLTYTYSGVTRSACPWTPTLESIRDAVTKTTGQTFNFVLVNRYKDGQDHMGEHRDDEKELDPLCPIASVSLGAARDFIFRHRDARGKQSCRQIEPVKLELAHGSLLLMNPPTNTFWYHSLPVRKKVLLPRINLTFRRIVLASKK
- the usp30 gene encoding ubiquitin carboxyl-terminal hydrolase 30 isoform X1, which codes for MKHSVHRGEFRNESRMLRYRPETSDKLVGEFLGTGPVVRNKMIKNWGVIGGIAAAIAAGVYVLWGPITERKKRKRGMVPGLLNLGNTCFLNSLLQGLAACPSFIRWLDKFSGSPTIQSCKDNQLSMTLLQLLKALSSDEPGEEDVLDAGCLLDVLRLYRWHISSFEEQDAHELFHVLTSSLEEERDRQPKVTHLFDMQSLESLPDQDEKTMTCRSRAPLHPIPSPWKFQHPFHGRLTSNMSCKRCEQQSPVRYDSFESLSLSIPLPQWGRPISLDQCLQHFISSETIKEVECENCTKLQQVTTVNGQVLESQRTTFVKQLKLGKLPQCLCIHLQRLTWSSEGTPIKRQEHVQFTEYLSMDRYKHNVSTQRNQRTMCAPKVMKAENSEDAIEKPTANGTDAEHHNNNNNPFSNGTCSSLFLHSPVVNTQLGLTYDYSSTEYLFQLTAVLVHHGDMHSGHFVTYRRSPSSPRSPSPFSSQWLWVSDDSVRKANLHEVLSSNAYMLFYERVRRLNLPLRSEE
- the usp30 gene encoding ubiquitin carboxyl-terminal hydrolase 30 isoform X3, with product MIKNWGVIGGIAAAIAAGVYVLWGPITERKKRKRGMVPGLLNLGNTCFLNSLLQGLAACPSFIRWLDKFSGSPTIQSCKDNQLSMTLLQLLKALSSDEPGEEDVLDAGCLLDVLRLYRWHISSFEEQDAHELFHVLTSSLEEERDRQPKVTHLFDMQSLESLPDQDEKTMTCRSRAPLHPIPSPWKFQHPFHGRLTSNMSCKRCEQQSPVRYDSFESLSLSIPLPQWGRPISLDQCLQHFISSETIKEVECENCTKLQQVTTVNGQVLESQRTTFVKQLKLGKLPQCLCIHLQRLTWSSEGTPIKRQEHVQFTEYLSMDRYKHNVSTQRNQRTMCAPKVMKAENSEDAIEKPTANGTDAEHHNNNNNPFSNGTCSSLFLHSPVVNTQLGLTYDYSSTEYLFQLTAVLVHHGDMHSGHFVTYRRSPSSPRSPSPFSSQWLWVSDDSVRKANLHEVLSSNAYMLFYERVRRLNLPLRSEE
- the usp30 gene encoding ubiquitin carboxyl-terminal hydrolase 30 isoform X2, producing the protein MEETSGRATLEAFLFQDGQTMQNLNKMIKNWGVIGGIAAAIAAGVYVLWGPITERKKRKRGMVPGLLNLGNTCFLNSLLQGLAACPSFIRWLDKFSGSPTIQSCKDNQLSMTLLQLLKALSSDEPGEEDVLDAGCLLDVLRLYRWHISSFEEQDAHELFHVLTSSLEEERDRQPKVTHLFDMQSLESLPDQDEKTMTCRSRAPLHPIPSPWKFQHPFHGRLTSNMSCKRCEQQSPVRYDSFESLSLSIPLPQWGRPISLDQCLQHFISSETIKEVECENCTKLQQVTTVNGQVLESQRTTFVKQLKLGKLPQCLCIHLQRLTWSSEGTPIKRQEHVQFTEYLSMDRYKHNVSTQRNQRTMCAPKVMKAENSEDAIEKPTANGTDAEHHNNNNNPFSNGTCSSLFLHSPVVNTQLGLTYDYSSTEYLFQLTAVLVHHGDMHSGHFVTYRRSPSSPRSPSPFSSQWLWVSDDSVRKANLHEVLSSNAYMLFYERVRRLNLPLRSEE